Proteins encoded within one genomic window of Aquarana catesbeiana isolate 2022-GZ linkage group LG03, ASM4218655v1, whole genome shotgun sequence:
- the PIGBOS1 gene encoding protein PIGBOS1, producing MIRRLPFGQLMLAMLLGVGGGLYIYKPLIERHQFEQRQLNTKVQITDAEENK from the coding sequence ATGATTCGTAGACTGCCTTTCGGTCAGCTCATGCTGGCAATGCTACTTGGAGTTGGTGGCGGCTTATATATCTATAAGCCACTTATAGAAAGGCATCAATTTGAACAGAGACAGCTAAACACAAAAGTTCAAATTACTGATGCCGAAGAAAATAAATAA